The window CGTGCCAGACAAAACTTTTTCCCGACTCGGTACGGGAGGCTGCGGATCTGCGTTCACTGTCTACCACAAAAAAGTTACGCGCCATCTCCTTAAACTTCGGCCACCATAGCACATGCGCGTACGGATGGGTAACGGCAATGGCATCAAACTGACGCTTTGCTATCTCCAACAGAAGATTATAATCTCCAGCCTCCGTTCCAATGCTCACTAGATATTCACGCAGGATCTTGTGTGCAATAATGTTGAAACCCCGCACTAAATGTTGCGTGTTTACAGTCTTGGTGGGAAACATCTTCAAAATGTACTGTACATAGAACACGTACGGATTGCTGATCAGGGTGTCTACAGCCTTTGCAGTAAGAACAGACATCGCCTTTTTTCTGACGTCCAACCCAGGATTGGGGGCCGATGCACGATACGGATCGGTAACGACATTGCTACCGACAACAGCCTGGGTGGCTGCATAGCGCTCGGTACGATCTTTTAGTAGAAAAGTGAGATATCTAATCCAAATCGGCTCTGCCACCGCCACGCCAAAGCTTTTAGCTGATTTCGTAATGCGAAGCTTCTTTGCATAAAAAAAGCTGTACAACACATACATCATGCGCCCACAGTACTCTTCCAAAAGAGGCAGGCCTAATCTTTCACGCGCCCAGTTGTTAAGTAGGTGGCTGCAGCGTGGTTTGAACTCGGCTTCGCTGAACCCCGCGAGTACCGCAGCGTCTCTGGTCGCAAGATTGACCCCAAACAATTTGTTGCGCTCTACCGTAAAGAAGGCCCGTACCAATAGAGTGCACACTTCTTTGTAGCTCGTCAGAGAAAATACCGCCACGCCCATGCAATAGTTATCAAACAAGGAAAAAAATGTGCATATTTTATTCAGCGCGTGCGTGCATTCACTGGTGTCTAGCTTGTTCATCAATCTTTCTAGGCACTGAACATGCGCGGCAGCTATTTCACCAATCGTGGAGCCTTCGCGCACATTAATCATCGGTGATATTGCTTCAACAACTTTGCGCCAAAATTCTTCCAACTGCTGAAACTCTTCCCTAATGGCACTGCCTATTGCTTCAAAGCCTGTAGCCGAGTGTCCTCTCACTACTCTAATTTCAAACTCGGCCAGCAGTTTGCAATATTCGTCAGCATCGTATCCAAGCCTCACTAGTGGATGCTTAAGCATACACAGCAGCTGCACCGCATCCCCGGACGAAACCACTACCTCAATTGAACACAGCACCAGCGCGGAGATTATCTCGTCATAATCGCAATAATTCGCACCAATACGCAACAGCGCATCTACCCTGGCAGCGAGCGAGTCACTCCCAACAAACGTGACGCTCTTCCCTTCCAAAAATCTAATTGTGTCCTTATCAACATCGACCGCCGTCTGAGTGGGCTTTGCACTCGCAGCCCATCCACTGATACGGGAAAATTCGGCCTTCGCACCACAGTGTGCTTCTGTTGTGCATGACTTCAGAATTTCCACAACTTTAACAGCCTCCTCGGCCTCAGAGGAACACGCAATGAGCTCAATATCCTTCCCAGTGCCATAGTCCATTGCCAGGTGACTGGTTAGCTCAAAATTAAACAGCCGCTCAACTACGTGATTCACCTTAACTTGGCCAAGCCTCTCCACCTCATTTCTACCAACGCCAAGATCTTTCAGTAGCTGCATGACGTAGTATTGGTAATGCTCGCTGTGCAGAGTTTGCCATTCACGATCAGAAAGCCCGAGATCAACGTACGGGAGCACAATTACGGCATCCGAAACGCTGTGCATGAGCAGCCGGAGAAAGCGTGTAAATATTTTGCCAAACACAATCCCTGCCACCATAACCCTCCTGCCGGACCGCTCAAAACCCTCTACAAGTGGGCCAATGCCGCACCCCGATGGGGCCAAGCCGCAGCTTTTACGCTCCTGCTCCCACCACGGCACCAGATCGCACAAAAAATCGACCATGCGACAGCGTCCGGAAAGCTCATCATCACCGAAAACTTGCAATGCATCCGGCCCCACACAATTTGTGTGCAATTCATCCAATAGGAGCGACAGCTCGCTTGCTATCTGTAGCGGGTAATCTGCGCGGTGGGCGGCGTTCCACTGTGCCACAAATTGGGCCAGCAGTAAAAGTTGCCCTGCCGCACTCATAGAGGCATCGTAAGCGGTGGCCGCACACCCATCAACGCTTGTAAATGCCAGAATGTCGAGGTTGGCGCCATGTGCCGTAAGCT of the Anaplasma centrale str. Israel genome contains:
- a CDS encoding PD-(D/E)XK nuclease family protein translates to MNARVLTVHCSESFVETVARYAIAHRIDAVVVPSSTDAQLLSHEVSKLTAHGANLDILAFTSVDGCAATAYDASMSAAGQLLLLAQFVAQWNAAHRADYPLQIASELSLLLDELHTNCVGPDALQVFGDDELSGRCRMVDFLCDLVPWWEQERKSCGLAPSGCGIGPLVEGFERSGRRVMVAGIVFGKIFTRFLRLLMHSVSDAVIVLPYVDLGLSDREWQTLHSEHYQYYVMQLLKDLGVGRNEVERLGQVKVNHVVERLFNFELTSHLAMDYGTGKDIELIACSSEAEEAVKVVEILKSCTTEAHCGAKAEFSRISGWAASAKPTQTAVDVDKDTIRFLEGKSVTFVGSDSLAARVDALLRIGANYCDYDEIISALVLCSIEVVVSSGDAVQLLCMLKHPLVRLGYDADEYCKLLAEFEIRVVRGHSATGFEAIGSAIREEFQQLEEFWRKVVEAISPMINVREGSTIGEIAAAHVQCLERLMNKLDTSECTHALNKICTFFSLFDNYCMGVAVFSLTSYKEVCTLLVRAFFTVERNKLFGVNLATRDAAVLAGFSEAEFKPRCSHLLNNWARERLGLPLLEEYCGRMMYVLYSFFYAKKLRITKSAKSFGVAVAEPIWIRYLTFLLKDRTERYAATQAVVGSNVVTDPYRASAPNPGLDVRKKAMSVLTAKAVDTLISNPYVFYVQYILKMFPTKTVNTQHLVRGFNIIAHKILREYLVSIGTEAGDYNLLLEIAKRQFDAIAVTHPYAHVLWWPKFKEMARNFFVVDSERRSAASRTESGKSFVWHVSEEIQVIARCDRVEYMKDGSVMVACNKVGAAPSKADMRCGFASRAIVDAVCVAESTGANVASFAYWKIAPWTVEVVQVEDCAEVIHAAKQGFKELLLRYAERMTPFSPREDFSTFSAYELLSRIRGGVLCPNAEA